A portion of the Terriglobia bacterium genome contains these proteins:
- a CDS encoding IS110 family transposase, whose product KKKALIALAHSILTVAYHVLKTTKPFCDLGADYFERLHRDRIRRYHAKRLEHLGYKVKLTEEAA is encoded by the coding sequence AAAAAGAAAGCACTGATTGCCTTGGCACATTCGATTCTCACCGTTGCCTATCACGTGCTGAAAACCACTAAACCGTTTTGTGATCTTGGCGCCGATTACTTTGAACGCCTTCACCGAGACCGAATTCGTCGATACCATGCAAAAAGACTTGAGCATCTGGGCTACAAAGTAAAACTAACGGAAGAGGCTGCCTGA